The window TGGCCTAAAGACTACATTAAAAATTGCTCCAATTTTGAATTATTGGAAGATTTCAGGGGTAAGCTCGGTAATTTGCACTTTGTTTAATAGGGAAGCTGAACTAGCTTTTTACCGGGAAAACGAAACGAATTATATAACTGAAAAAACTGTTGGTTTCCTATTTGACCAAAACACCCTTTGCTATATTTCATTATTTCTGTATATTCAGTGCAATTCCGCTGCTATTTTTTCCATAACACCAAGGGTAGATTTTAACCTCCAGTTCAAGAACCCAAGATTCATAGTTAGCCTTAGATTTTAGTTCCACAATCACTCCCAGTTTTCACATAGGTTTCATTTGCTTTCATCAAAGAATTTTCATGGTAGCAGAGAACACAAAGCCAGCTTTTTCATGGCCACAGCAAGAAACATGAAGAGCTCCTTCATAACTGAGAACCCATCACCATTCTTTCACTACTTGCTTTCACTTTCTCCATTGGCTTCCCTTGTCAGCTCCCCAAAGAAAAGTCCAAGAAACCACAAGCTTTGTACACCCCAAAACCTCTCACTctactttctttctctcatactTTCCTTCACTTTCTTGGGTTTTTCCATTCTCAGCTTCTTGCTTGTTTCCCAAGCTTCCTCCTCTTCATGTCATCTCAGCTCTCCCTCGTCACCATTTTCATTTCCTTCTCTGAAGTCTTCTGAGTACTCTCCGATCAACTTAGTCTCTCTTTTATCAACAACTTCGGATGACGAGGATGAGCCAAAACTGTCAAACAGTGTGATGGTGCCGTTACCGCCTCATGGGGTTGTTAGGAATAATGTTTCTGAGGAGGAGAGAGAGTTCTGGGAGCAACCAGACGGGCAGGGGTACAAACCATGCTTGGATTTTAGTATTGGGTATAGGAAAGCGTCTCAGAAGATTTCAAAGGAGAAGAGGAGGTTCTTGGTGGTGGTGGCCTCTGGGGGACTAAACCAGCAGAGAAATCAGATTGTTGATGCTGTTGTTATTGCAAGAATTCTTGGGGCTGCGTTGGTTGTGCCAGTCTTGCAGGTTAATCTGATATGGGGCGATGAAAGGTAAAGGAGAAAGATGTAACTAAATTTGATGTGTTTATTACTTTAGTcctttgaatatatatatttcctgcACTCATTTATTGTGACATATGAATAGTAACATTAGTAGATTAAAGTATTGGTCAACTCTTAATGTCTAGAGGAATTCATggttcataatttttttcctaatgaaATCCTTCATTTTCTCATCAAAGCagcaaaattttttatgtttctagCTTCTATCACACATTTGACCAGTTCAGCATGATGTCtatacaatttttacatttaattaTTAGAATTGTCCTGTATTGAAGGATATTATGTATGGAAATCAAtttgtcaatttgtttttgtgataACTGCAGTGAGTTTTCGGATATATTTGATGTAAAACATTTCAAGAGGACTTTACAAGCTGATGTACGCGTTGTATCATCTCTTCCTTCCACGCATTTGATGTCAAGGCAGACCATTGAAAACAAGATTCCTTATGATGTTTCTCCGCTCTGGATTCGGAACAGATTCTTTAGACAAGTAAGGAATTCTTTGTTGATGGAAATTCCATCTGCTGCATTTAATCATGATTTAGCTGCTAAGGTGAGGTTAGGACTGGAaagcaattttaaaaaattacatatagtTTACACTTATAACTTCTTAACTTTGTATTAATTCAAAGAAATTTCACCAACGAAGTGTTAGTAGGGTAGAATGCGAATTCAGAATTGAAGATGCactcattataatttttttttttttcataaagaaCAATCAATTAGATATACGTGCGTGCATGTGTGCCAGTTGTTCTAGTGGCTCTAAAAGTCATTCATAGTTGAGTTTCCCTTGAAATACATTTGATGGATCATGCAGCTAAATGAAGAGGGTGTTCTGGTGTTGAAAGGTTTAGATTCTAAACTCTCAAAGAATCTTCCATATGATCTGCAGAAGCTTCGATGTAAGGTACGTGGAAATCAATCTCCATTAAATTCATATCAAACAATCATCAGTGTAGTTCTATATCCTAATTATATCCCATTTCATCTTCATATTGCAGGTAGCCTTTCATGCATTAAGATATGCAGCACCAATTAGGGAGCTTGGAAATCGGCTTGCAAGGAGAATGTGGATTGAAGGCCCTTTCATTGCCCTCCATCTCCGGCTTGAGAAGGATGTGTGGGTCAGAACTGGATGTCTCACTGGTTTGGGCACAGAGCATGATGACATCATCACCAAGGTTCGGGAGTCTCAACCCGAATACCTGACAGGAAGGTTAAACATGACCTACACTCAACGACGACTTGCTGGACTATGCCCCCTAAATGCGTTAGAAATGGCAAGGTAAATCAGAAACTCATAACTGCATATGTATAATCCTTGATAAAGATTTTTAAGACTATAACTGGAGAGAATTTTAAATGTGCTGTTATTGCAGGCTCTTAAAGGCTCTAGGAGCACCCGGAAGTGCACGGGTATATGTTGCAGGGGGAGAGCCATTTGGTGGAAACAAGGCTTTGCAGCCACTTGTGGCAAAATTTCCAAATGTTGTGACAAAGGAAAAGTTGGCACAAAATGGAGAACTTTCACAGTACATTAACAAGTCCTCAGCTCTGGCTGCCATTGACTACATTGTCTCCCTGAGCAGCGATGTCTTTGTACCTTCCCATGGTGGAAATATGGGACGAGCAATGCAAGTAAGTGACCAAGACTTCTAATACTAGCTACTTCCATGAAGAAGTCCTATTAGTATCAGCTCACGGAAACCCTGGTAAAATAGTAGTTTCCAATTATAACTTTAGCCCCTTATTgcagaaaacaaaaagacagTACAATCCAGTTTGATGGAATGATAATTGCTAAATACAGTTCAATATACTTTGATAGAACTGATAATTGAAAAAATGCAAAGTTTCCATTTTATATTGTTGTTATGTAACTTCATCCCACAAATCATCAATCTGGATAGGCATCTGGATTGCCATCTGATTAGTGGCGACTAGAAGTCTGACATGATGtcataataatatttatgtCTGTGGTGCAACTGCTAAATCTGTGTTAGTTTATCTCATTCTTTCTGTATTGCATTTTTTACTTAACAGGGTCATCGTGCCTATGTCGGGCATAGGAAATATATAAAGCCAAACAAGCGATCCATGCTTCCTTTTTTCGATGATACCTCCATTTCTGATGCAGAATTCAGAAGCATCATGAGGAAACTGCACAGCAAATCTCAGGGGCAGCCTGAGATGAGAGCTAACAGGAGGGATAGAGATGTGATTGCGTATCCCATACCTGAGTGCATGTGCAAACACAAAACAGGCATATTTTGAAGCATCTTAAtgagtaaatttttttccttttcttttgggaATCTCAATGAGTATACTCATTTGTAAATCATTTCATATAAATTTGTAAGATTTTTGTTCATCCATCAAATCACTACTAGCATTATGTTCAGTACTATATTGTTTGGACTAATGCTGAAAGCCCAGGAAACAGCTGCAGCGCCACATTAACCTCTTTCACTTATAGGCTATCGTGTCAAGGTTGGAATTTCTTCTTTGCATTATACAAGCATAGATGAAACTTACATGGGTGCTATGTGCTATGATGAGGCTGCCCAAAGCCTTTTGAAGAATAAGAAAGCCATTATCTCtgattttttgcaaaataaaatgattgtcatttttttttttgaaaacctcCTACATTCTGCAAGGCTGGAGCAAATGATTTCTTTAAGAAAATGGATCTCTGTCACACATAAAACCAGTGTACTCCAAGATTAAAACATAAACCATATCTAGAAAATTAACTGTTAATTGAAAGAGAGGATACAAATCCTCAATACTTATTCTTGAAACACCACAAGCAATGAACTATGCAAAACATAACAATCAAACTCATCAAGGGGAGgaaaaagctaaaagttagaTGACTAAGAAGTAAGATCACAATTGAGTCCTTCCTACTGTCATTCATTCCTACCAACTTTGGCTCATTGATTGTTGTCCAATGTTTAACTCGATCTCCAAAGGTTTGGAAACAAAGGTTGGCATAGTTTTCAAAATCATCACTATATTGTATATGCAAAATGATGTAACAATTCGAACTCAATTTATTATTAAGCAAGATTAGtgtttatataaatttcaaatgtgtaaaaaataaaaattgcatacaCAATCCTGCAATTCAAGAAGCTGTCATACTCATCTTGAAGAGCGTTTGGTAAGTCAAAGTGGAATAATGTCACAAAAGGGATTATGCCTTCACAAGATTAAAACATTAAATAAGTATAAATTGAGAGCAATGGCCTTCAAGATGTAGTATTAGAATAAGTGGTCATTCAAAGTACATTTTAAATTGCGTTCTTACCATTATGGAGTAGTCCATTGATAAACTTTTGTAGAAATCAATGCCTCAGAGTCCCCTCAGCAAGTTTTTGATGAAGAATATAATGATTGGTAAAGatgatttacaaatattttgCCTTTCGGCTAATTATCATTATAAATTGATAGGTTCTTCGTCTTGTTTTCCTTCGTATGTTTTCTCCCCTTATTAAGACAACAATGCTACAGACAGAGTACATTCTACCAAATAAAAAAGACGACAAAGAAGACAGTATGGAAAGAGAAATTCAATTTCCTTGTTCCACTTTTCTGAGGTTGTGCAGGttttaatccttttattatACAGCAAATTGATCGTATGAGGTTGGATCATACCTTAGGCTCAAATCTTTAGCAAAGGTATTTCAGATTAGTTCAGTGTTGAATATGATTACCATCAAACAGGACAGGTTTTAGCATTCTTACCATGTTTCTAGTGATAAACATCCAAAACCTCAGAAGCTAATTAGCaagaactgttttttttttttttttttttttttttcaacagcAAATACCAAGGGAGATGCAAGTCGACAGCAAATTTTCCTCCCATATGACATTCACACAAACGAACAAAACATTAAATGAATGCTTGTCTCAAAATTGTACTATGAATTTTGTATTATGAAGTTCAAACGAAGACATAAGTGAAAAAGTGAAACTACCACAACCATGCTACTCACCTATGTTGACAAACAAGACATTGGCTCATTACTTACTCTTGGGACTTGTCATGGAGGTTAGTTAGTTTCAAGTTTCCAattcaaggtaaaacagatggGAGTAACAATAAACTCTTCATtaatgtgataaaaataaataaataaataagaactcATTCATGCAATCTAAAGTGCCTGTCACACAGTATTAGCCCTTCCAGAAAATAGTAAATCTGTAAAGACGAAAGTCACATGAACTGATCACTTTTTCCTGCCAACTGCATATATAGTCACCCAAAATACTATAGGTTATGCAGTTCAAGTGCATTCAAGTAGGTTCTACAAATGAAGTAAAAATAGTTCAACAAAAGAACTAAAAATCGTAATAAGCTTAGTTTGCTTGCAATAAGCAAAACAATGACTGCGTATGTGACAAAAACTTTATTTCTAGcaagacaaaattaaaagaacagaaataatcaaaaacaaattatcaaCTCTGATGATATTCACCATTTTCATACCACTTTTCAAAAATTCCAACAAGGTCtgctaaaataaaattgcaaatgATCTCAGAAGGCACAAAGCATCATTCGTTTTGGTTTCTTCACAAGACTCAATCTAATTTACTTAAGTGTTCTCTTCTTCCTCACCATCTTCTCCGGCAActtctccctcttcttctcaCAACTCTTGATAACCTTCACCTTCTTCTTTGGGTCCACCATATAAACTTTGTTGCGTTTGAGACTGTAATAGTCTCTCtccattttcttaaaaaatgacATCATATTGGCAGGCCTTgtaatatttgtgataattcttaTTGGAAATGACTGGCTTGGAATGTGAAATTATAACAACGCTTGAAACTTTTAGAGTTAGCTAGTTTTGTAACTTTGGTATGAATATAAATGAAGAGAAACTTAAAACATCAGTGGATGAGTAGAGtgaaaattaattatttctgCATATGATTGGCTTATATGTAGCTTTCCCTGTTTCAGCTGTATCATCATCTTCTCTTTTGCTGCATGATTGGCTTATTTATCTTCAACTAGGATCTTTTCAGTTATTGCAATCGAAAAATTGGCAAAAAATAGTAGTCATATACAGCAGTTTGCTTCTCATAAATCattttcattgtctttttttAAATCCGAATAATTTGCTCATATAATCGCCAATTCAGGCATCGAGCCTGCCAAAGAAATACATCTAGCGGACCATGACCAGTGTCAACCAACCATGGGCTTCTAGTGGGAATGAATGAGTCCATcataaagaaaatcaattggCACAAATGGaaacaatataaaaagaaaaatttaacaaaaaggaGCATACAAATTTCCATTCTCTATAGGCTACTACATTAAATAATTAGATACTAATGAGGTGACAGTCTTTGCTGctgaaaccttttcttttcccaaTGCAAAATGAATCCATCACAAATACCAACAGTAATTTGCGCCTTTTAACTGCATTTCTATTCATTCAATCTTCAACCTACAATTTTTCTTATGTCAAAATCCTGACATCCTTTCATTTGTATTGAGCTTACTTACCAAAAATCTTACATTTTACAAAgtaaggaaagaaaaacaaagaagtcGTTGGTAGAAGCTCAGTACGGTTGTTTCCTAGATTGCAAAAACTATATTACAAGTTAGTTGTCAGAACTGCAACTCTAGGCCTATCATGTGATTCACATTACTTATTTATAGTAAGCACTTCAAACATGGACAGAATATTAGTATTAAGCTAACACCGATCGATCCCTGTATTGAACTTATGTGAAGTGCGAGCAGCAACTATATGTTTCAGATGTAAAGCAGCCAAAAGCCTAGGCCAATTCGCACCAGGTGAACTGTCAACTTGAAACTCAAGAAGCTTTTGCTGTTTCCTGTAATAATCTTCCAGTGCCTTGCTCTGGGGAGAAAAAGATAATACTTTCATCAGACCTCATCCCAAGAAGGCTTGCAGTCAGAGACATGGAAATCAACAAGATAACAATTgcaattggaaaaataagagtATAACAAGTAGTTCAAACTAAAAGACCATCAAGAAGAACAAAAACCAGACAGGAAGTGTTGATATATCAATATCACAACATAAGTCAATTGACTTTCTGGAAGGAAATTAACCATTTCAAAACATGCAAATTCGAGGATGGGTTATTACAATTCGGACATAAAACAAACTCAAGATGTGCGATATACTCAAGCTGTACATCCCCAAAAGTTATTTCTGTTCTTTCTCATTGGATAAATAAGAGGTCACTTACCATAGTGGCAT of the Quercus robur chromosome 10, dhQueRobu3.1, whole genome shotgun sequence genome contains:
- the LOC126703504 gene encoding O-fucosyltransferase 37, with protein sequence MATARNMKSSFITENPSPFFHYLLSLSPLASLVSSPKKSPRNHKLCTPQNLSLYFLSLILSFTFLGFSILSFLLVSQASSSSCHLSSPSSPFSFPSLKSSEYSPINLVSLLSTTSDDEDEPKLSNSVMVPLPPHGVVRNNVSEEEREFWEQPDGQGYKPCLDFSIGYRKASQKISKEKRRFLVVVASGGLNQQRNQIVDAVVIARILGAALVVPVLQVNLIWGDESEFSDIFDVKHFKRTLQADVRVVSSLPSTHLMSRQTIENKIPYDVSPLWIRNRFFRQLNEEGVLVLKGLDSKLSKNLPYDLQKLRCKVAFHALRYAAPIRELGNRLARRMWIEGPFIALHLRLEKDVWVRTGCLTGLGTEHDDIITKVRESQPEYLTGRLNMTYTQRRLAGLCPLNALEMARLLKALGAPGSARVYVAGGEPFGGNKALQPLVAKFPNVVTKEKLAQNGELSQYINKSSALAAIDYIVSLSSDVFVPSHGGNMGRAMQGHRAYVGHRKYIKPNKRSMLPFFDDTSISDAEFRSIMRKLHSKSQGQPEMRANRRDRDVIAYPIPECMCKHKTGIF